A single region of the Vicia villosa cultivar HV-30 ecotype Madison, WI linkage group LG4, Vvil1.0, whole genome shotgun sequence genome encodes:
- the LOC131595589 gene encoding probable glycosyltransferase STELLO2: MLVQDRFSPQKSSNLNPNQNPNSNQKPYLRSNDLPSNRFTQTKNLDFSVWVSDNLYKIVSVVLLVVTVAALFFLRNVGDTAALLCFENKARDLEKIEFPRVDWNRITPIADKASRFANFRSEKWIVVSVSDYPSDALKKLVKLKGWQVVAIGDSRTPADWSLKGAIFLSLDEQANLGFRVVDYLPYDSYVRKNVGYLFAMQHGAKKIFDADDRGEVIDGDLGKHFDVELVGEGARQEVLLQYSHDNPNRSVVNPYVHFGQRSVWPRGLPLENVGEIGHEEFYTQVFGGKQFIQQGISNGLPDVDSVFYFTRKSGLEPFDIRFDVHAPKVALPQGMMMPLNSFNTMYHSPAFWALMLPVSVSRMASDVLRGYWGQRLLWEVGGYVAVYPPTVHRYDRVEAYPFSEEKDLHVNVGRLIKYLISWKSDKHRLFEKILDLSYAMAEEGFWTDKDVKLTAAWLQDLLAVGYQQPRLMSLELGRPRASIGHGDQREFIPQKLPSVHLGVEETGTVNYEIANLIHWRKTFGNIVLVMHCSGPVERTALEWRLLYGRIFRTVVILSEKKDVDLVVQESHLDQAYKYLPKIFDQFSSAEGFLFLQDNTILNYWNLLQADKTKLWITNKVAESWSSVLTEDNNADWLSQQASMVQKVVSMMPAHFQVNYKETSNNDRNLLLCSSEVFYVPQRLISDFVELVNLVDNLEIHQKVAIPMFFVSMDSPQNFDPILDTTIYKKNPPANSSTIYSAKAPAVHPWSVSSEQEFIKLIRIMAEGDPLLMELV; the protein is encoded by the exons ATGTTGGTTCAAGACCGTTTTTCACCTCAAAAATCATCAAATCTAAATCCAAATCAAAatccaaattcaaatcaaaagccGTATTTGAGAAGCAATGATCTTCCTTCAAACCGTTTCACTCAGACCAAAAACCTCGACTTCTCCGTATGGGTTTCCGACAATCTCTACAAGATTGTTTCAGTGGTTCTTCTCGTAGTAACCGTCGCGGCGTTATTCTTCCTTCGAAACGTCGGAGACACGGCGGCTTTACTTTGTTTTGAGAACAAGGCGCGTGATCTCGAGAAGATCGAGTTTCCGCGCGTGGATTGGAATAGGATTACTCCGATTGCTGATAAAGCGTCGAGGTTTGCGAATTTTCGGTCTGAGAAATGGATCGTGGTTTCGGTTTCGGATTATCCGAGTGATGCTTTGAAGAAGCTGGTGAAGTTGAAAGGGTGGCAGGTTGTGGCGATTGGTGATTCGAGGACGCCGGCGGATTGGAGTTTGAAAGGTGCGATCTTTTTGTCTTTGGATGAACAGGCTAATTTGGGGTTTAGGGTTGTTGATTACTTGCCTTATGATTCTTATGTTAGGAAGAATGTTGGGTATTTGTTTGCAATGCAACATGGTGCTAAGAAGATATTTGATGCGGATGATAGAGGGGAGGTAATTGATGGGGATTTGGGGAAACATTTTGATGTTGAGTTGGTTGGTGAGGGTGCTAGGCAAGAGGTTTTGTTGCAGTATAGTCATGATAACCCGAATCGATCTGTTGTGAATCCTTATGTTCATTTCGGACAGCGTTCCGTTTGGCCTAGAGGTTTGCCATTGGAGAATGTGGGTGAAATTGGGCATGAAGAGTTTTACACTCAGGTCTTTGGAGGGAAACAGTTCATTCAGCAGGGTATTTCCAATGGACTTCCTGATGTTGATTCTGTGTTTTATTTTACAAGGAAGTCGGGTTTGGAACCGTTTGATATTCGATTTGATGTGCACGCGCCGAAGGTTGCGTTGCCGCAGGGTATGATGATGCCGCTTAATTCTTTTAACACAATGTACCATTCTCCTGCGTTTTGGGCTTTGATGCTTCCGGTGTCGGTTAGCaggatggcttctgatgttttgAGAGGTTATTGGGGGCAGAGGCTTCTTTGGGAGGTTGGGGGTTATGTTGCTGTTTATCCTCCTACCGTCCATAGGTATGACAGGGTTGAGGCTTATCCCTTTTCAGAGGAGAAAGATCTTCACGTGAATGTCGGTCGtttaatcaagtatttgatttcGTGGAAATCAGATAAGCATAGATTATTCGAAAAGATCTTGGATTTGAGTTACGCGATGGCAGAGGAGGGCTTTTGGACTGACAAGGATGTGAAACTTACCGCCGCATGGCTGCAGGACTTGCTAGCTGTTGGTTATCAGCAGCCAAGGTTAATGTCTTTAGAGCTTGGTCGTCCGAGGGCAAGCATTGGCCACGGAGACCAGAGGGAGTTTATCCCTCAAAAGTTGCCATCTGTTCATCTTGGGGTTGAAGAAACTGGAACTGTGAATTACGAGATTGCTAATTTAATCCATTGGAGAAAAACTTTTGGGAATATTGTGCTTGTCATGCATTGCAGCGGGCCTGTCGAGCGTACGGCCCTTGAATGGAGGTTGCTTTATGGGAGAATATTCAGAACTGTGGTTATTTTGTCAGAAAAGAAGGATGTGGATCTTGTTGTACAGGAGAGCCATTTGGATCAAGCATACAA GTACCtgccaaaaatatttgatcaattTAGCAGTGCAGAAGGATTTCTGTTCCTTCAGGATAATACAATTCTTAACTATTGGAACTTACTGCAAGCAGATAAAACCAAACTATGGATCACAAATAAG gtAGCCGAGTCTTGGTCTTCTGTTTTAACCGAGGACAACAACGCTGACTGGTTATCTCAACAAGCAAGCATGGTACAGAAGGTTGTTAGCATGATGCCAGCTCACTTTCAAGTAAATTACAAAGAAACAAGTAACAATGACAGGAACCTCTTGTTATGCAGTTCTGAGGTATTTTACGTACCTCAGCGGTTGATCAGTGATTTTGTTGAGCTTGTCAACCTAGTCGACAATCTAGAGATCCATCAAAAGGTTGCAATTCCTATGTTCTTTGTCTCCATGGATTCTCCACAGAATTTTGATCCTATTCTTGATACAACAATCTACAAGAAAAATCCTCCGGCTAATTCCTCAACTATTTATTCGGCTAAAGCCCCTGCTGTTCATCCATGGAGTGTATCAAGTGAGCAAGAATTTATTAAGCTTATCAGAATAATGGCTGAAGGGGATCCACTCCTAATGGAATTGGTTTGA
- the LOC131595587 gene encoding magnesium-chelatase subunit ChlH, chloroplastic, giving the protein MASLVSTPFTLPNSKAVQLSSLSQKHLFLHSFLPKKTNYYGASKASLRVKCNAIGNGLFTQTTQEVRRIVPENKQNLPTVKIVYVVLEAQYQSSVSAAVRALNTNQKDASFEVVGYLVEELRDVSTYASFCKDLEDANIFIGSLIFVEELALKVKDAVEKERDRLDAVLVFPSMPEVMRLNKLGSFSMSQLGQSKSPFFQLFKKKNTSSAGFADSMLKLVRTLPKVLKYLPSDKAQDARLYILSLQFWLGGSPDNLQNFFKMISGSYVPALKGAKMEYSEPVLFLDNGIWHPLAPCMYDDVKEYLNWYGTRRDANEKLKSSTAPIVGLILQRSHIVTGDDGHYVAVIMELEAKGAKVIPIFAGGLDFSGPVEKFLIDPITKKPFVNSVISLTGFALVGGPARQDHPRAIEALMKLDVPYIVALPLVFQTTEEWLNSTLGLHPIQVALQVALPELDGGMEPIVFSGRDPKTGKSHALHKRVEQLCTRAIRWAELKRKTKEEKRLAITVFSFPPDKGNVGTAAYLNVFSSIFSVLKELESDGYNVEGLPETSEALIEDILHDKEAQFSSPNLNIAYKMNVREYQSLTPYSAALEENWGKAPGNLNADGENLLVYGKQYGNVFIGVQPTFGYEGDPMRLLFSKSASPHHGFAAYYSFIEKIFKADAVLHFGTHGSLEFMPGKQVGMSDVCYPDSLIGNIPNIYYYAANNPSEATIAKRRSYANTISYLTPPAENAGLYKGLKQLSELIASYQSLKDTGRGQQIVSSIISTAKQCNLDKDVDLPEEGVELPTKERDLVVGKVYAKIMEIESRLLPCGLHVIGEPPTAMEAIATLVNIAALDRAEEGISALPSILAESVGRNIEEIYRSSDKGILKDVELLKQITEASRGAVTSFVERTTNNKGQVVDVSNKLTSILGFGINEPWIQYLSDTKFYRADREKLRTLFAFMGECLRLIVADNEVGSLKQALEGKYVEPGPGGDPIRNPKVLPTGKNIHALDPQSIPTTAAMQSAKIVVERLLERQKIDNGGKYPETVALVLWGTDNIKTYGESLAQVLWMIGVNPISDGLGRVNRVEPVSLEELGRPRVDVVVNCSGVFRDLFINQMNLLDRAVKMVAELDEPAELNYVRKHAIEQAEALGVEVREAATRIFSNASGSYSSNINLAVENSSWNDEKQLQDMYLSRKSFAFDCDAPGVGMTEKRQVFEMALSTADATFQNLDSSEISLTDVSHYFDSDPTNLVQNLRKDGKKPSAYIADTTTANAQVRTLSETVRLDARTKLLNPKWYEGMLSSGYEGVREIEKRLTNTVGWSATSGQVDNWVYEEANTTFIQDEEMLKKLMTTNPNSFRKLVQTFLEANGRGYWETEEENIEKLRQLYQEVEDKIEGIDR; this is encoded by the exons ATGGCTTCTTTGGTATCAACACCATTTACTCTACCAAATTCTAAAGCTGTTCAACTTTCTTCACTTTCTCAAAAACacctctttcttcattctttcctTCCAAAGAAAACCAATTACTATGGTGCTTCAAAAGCCTCTTTAAGAgtgaaatgcaatgcaattggTAATGGTCTGTTTACTCAAACAACCCAAGAAGTTCGTAGAATAGTTCCAGAGAATAAGCAGAATTTACCTACAGTGAAAATTGTGTATGTTGTTCTTGAAGCTCAGTACCAATCATCAGTCTCTGCAGCTGTTAGAGCACTCAACACCAACCAAAAAGATGCTTCTTTTGAAGTTGTCGGTTATTTAGTCGAAGAGCTTCGCGATGTATCCACATATGCAAGCTTCTGCAAGGATTTAGAAGATGCTAATATCTTCATTGGTTCTTTGATCTTTGTAGAAGAGCTTGCACTCAAAGTGAAAGATGCTGTTGAGAAAGAAAGGGACAGACTTGATGCAGTCTTGGTGTTTCCATCAATGCCTGAAGTGATGAGATTGAACAAATTGGGATCTTTCAGCATGTCACAGCTTGGACAATCGAAAAGTCCCTTTTTCCAGCTTTTCAAGAAGAAGAATACTTCTTCTGCAGGATTTGCTGATAGCATGTTGAAGCTTGTGAGGACTTTACCTAAGGTTTTGAAGTATTTGCCAAGTGATAAAGCTCAAGATGCTAGGCTTTATATACTGAGTCTTCAGTTTTGGCTTGGTGGATCACCTGATAATTTGCAGAATTTCTTCAAGATGATTAGTGGTTCTTATGTTCCTGCATTGAAAGGTGCAAAGATGGAGTATTCGGAGCCGGTTTTGTTTTTAGATAATGGAATTTGGCATCCTTTAGCACCTTGTATGTATGATGATGTGAAAGAGTATTTGAATTGGTATGGAACTAGAAGGGATGCTAATGAGAAGCTAAAGAGTTCAACTGCACCTATTGTTGGTTTGATTTTGCAAAGGAGTCATATTGTTACTGGTGATGATGGTCATTATGTTGCTGTGATTATGGAACTTGAGGCTAAAGGTGCTAAGGTTATTCCGATTTTTGCTGGGGGGTTGGACTTTTCGGGGCCCGTTGAGAAGTTCTTGATTGATCCTATTACTAAGAAACCCTTTGTAAATTCTGTGATATCTCTCACTGGCTTTGCACTTGTTGGAGGTCCTGCGAGGCAGGATCATCCAAGGGCTATTGAAGCTTTGATGAAGCTTGATGTTCCTTATATTGTTGCATTGCCGCTGGTTTTCCAGACTACTGAAGAGTGGTTGAATAGTACTTTGGGTTTGCATCCAATTCAGGTTGCTCTTCAAGTTGCATTGCCTGAGCTAGATGGAGGAATGGAGCCAATCGTTTTCTCCGGCCGAGATCCCAAAACAG gAAAATCTCATGCTCTTCACAAGAGAGTGGAGCAGCTTTGCACCAGGGCAATCAGATGGGCTGaattgaaaagaaaaaccaag GAAGAGAAGAGACTAGCAATCACCGTCTTCAGTTTCCCACCAGACAAAGGAAATGTAGGAACTGCCGCCTACCTGAACGTTTTCTCCTCCATTTTCTCTGTTCTAAAAGAACTTGAAAGTGATGGTTACAATGTTGAGGGTCTTCCAGAGACTTCAGAAGCATTGATCGAAGATATATTGCACGATAAAGAGGCGCAATTCAGCAGCCCAAACCTCAACATTGCTTACAAAATGAATGTCCGCGAATACCAAAGTCTCACTCCTTATTCCGCAGCATTAGAAGAAAACTGGGGAAAGGCTCCTGGGAATCTGAACGCAGACGGAGAGAATCTATTGGTATATGGAAAACAATATGGTAATGTATTCATAGGTGTTCAACCTACATTTGGCTATGAGGGCGATCCTATGCGGTTGCTTTTCTCCAAATCCGCAAGCCCTCATCATGGTTTTGCAGCATATTACTCTTTTATTGAGAAAATTTTCAAAGCTGATGCTGTTCTTCATTTTGGCACACACGGTTCCCTTGAATTCATGCCTGGAAAGCAGGTAGGAATGAGTGATGTTTGCTACCCTGACAGTCTTATTGGGAATATTCCCAACATCTATTACTATGCTGCAAACAATCCTTCTGAAGCTACCATAGCCAAGCGCCGGAGCTACGCCAATACTATTAGCTATCTGACTCCTCCTGCAGAAAATGCAGGACTGTACAAAGGTCTTAAGCAGTTAAGTGAGCTCATCGCCTCGTACCAGTCCCTCAAAGACACCGGCCGCGGACAACAAATTGTGAGTTCGATTATCAGCACAGCTAAACAATGTAATCTTGACAAGGATGTAGATTTGCCAGAAGAGGGTGTGGAGCTCCCAACTAAAGAGCGTGATCTTGTTGTCGGGAAAGTATATGCTAAGATCATGGAGATTGAGTCCCGCCTTTTGCCTTGTGGACTCCATGTCATTGGTGAGCCACCCACTGCTATGGAAGCAATTGCTACATTGGTGAACATAGCTGCCCTTGATCGTGCGGAAGAAGGTATTTCTGCCCTCCCTTCTATACTAGCTGAGAGTGTGGGAAGAAACATAGAGGAAATTTATAGATCAAGTGACAAAGGAATATTAAAGGATGTAGAGCTTCTTAAGCAAATAACTGAAGCATCACGTGGAGCAGTTACTTCCTTTGTGGAGCGCACTACTAATAATAAGGGCCAAGTTGTTGATGTATCTAATAAACTTACCTCAATTCTTGGATTCGGCATAAACGAACCATGGATTCAGTACTTGTCGGACACCAAATTTTACCGAGCTGATAGGGAAAAGCTCAGGACCTTGTTTGCGTTCATGGGAGAATGTTTGAGGTTGATTGTAGCTGATAATGAAGTGGGAAGTTTAAAACAAGCCTTGGAAGGTAAATATGTAGAGCCAGGTCCTGGTGGTGACCCAATCAGAAACCCTAAAGTTTTACCAACAGGAAAGAATATTCATGCTCTTGATCCACAGTCTATTCCTACTACAGCAGCGATGCAGAGTGCCAAGATAGTTGTAGAGAGATTGCTGGAAAGGCAAAAGATTGATAACGGAGGAAAGTATCCTGAGACAGTTGCACTTGTACTGTGGGGAACAGATAATATTAAGACATATGGAGAATCCCTAGCTCAGGTTCTGTGGATGATTGGTGTGAATCCAATATCCGATGGACTCGGAAGGGTCAACCGTGTAGAACCTGTAAGTCTTGAAGAGCTTGGAAGGCCCAGGGTTGATGTCGTCGTTAATTGCTCTGGAGTATTCAGAGACCTTTTCATCAATCAG ATGAACCTTCTGGATAGAGCAGTGAAGATGGTTGCAGAATTAGACGAACCAGCAGAGCTGAACTACGTAAGGAAGCATGCAATAGAACAAGCTGAAGCTCTTGGGGTTGAAGTTCGAGAAGCAGCAACGAGGATCTTCTCCAATGCATCAGGATCCTACTCCTCAAACATAAACCTGGCTGTGGAGAATTCTTCATGGAATGATGAGAAACAGCTCCAGGACATGTACCTTAGCAGAAAGTCTTTTGCTTTTGATTGTGACGCCCCTGGTGTCGGCATGACTGAAAAAAGACAAGTCTTTGAGATGGCTCTTAGTACAGCGGACGCCACGTTCCAGAACCTTGACTCGTCGGAAATCTCCCTCACTGATGTCAGTCATTACTTTGACTCAGATCCTACTAACCTTGTTCAAAATCTAAGGAAGGATGGGAAGAAGCCAAGTGCATACATTGCTGATACTACCACGGCTAATGCCCAG GTGCGTACCCTTTCCGAGACAGTTCGACTTGATGCAAGAACCAAGCTGTTGAACCCGAAGTGGTATGAAGGCATGTTATCAAGTGGTTACGAAGGTGTTCGTGAGATCGAGAAGAGGCTTACTAACACAGTTGGATGGAGTGCAACTTCTGGACAAGTTGACAACTGGGTGTATGAAGAAGCCAACACAACATTCATCCAAGATGAAGAAAtgctgaagaagctgatgaccaCAAATCCCAACTCCTTCAGGAAGCTTGTGCAGACTTTCTTGGAAGCCAATGGACGCGGTTATTGGGAAACTGAagaagaaaacattgagaagctGAGACAGTTGTACCAAGAAGTGGAAGATAAAATTGAAGGCATTGATCGTTGA
- the LOC131595590 gene encoding protein N-terminal glutamine amidohydrolase — protein MATPTTIDVSHFHHTPFYCEENVYLLCKKLCNDGISDSEGSDLFVVFISNEKKQIPLWNQKASHRADGAVLWDYHVICIQINQGGEKPLVWDLDSSLPFPSPLASYVSETIRPSFQLFSDFDRLFRIVHAPIFLSCFASDRRHMKGSDGHWIEEPPPHEPIVAQDGTEHNLNEYFNISGSDAIEDIKTSSVKDAVFTQKNGVVIKENQLQELFSNIYLQ, from the exons ATGGCAACGCCAACAACCATTGATGTTTCTCACTTCCACCACACCCCTTTTTATTG cgAGGAGAATGTATATTTACTTTGCAAGAAGTTGTGCAATGATGGAATATCAGATTCTGAAGGATCTGATCTTTTTGTTGTTTTCATCTCCAATGAAAAGAAGCAGATTCCTCTTTGGAATCAAAAAGCTAGCCACAGGGCAGATGGGGCTGTTCTCTGGGATTACCATGTCATTTGCATTCAG ATTAATCAAGGAGGTGAAAAACCACTAGTTTGGGACTTGGATTCAAGTCTTCCTTTTCCCTCACCTCTAGCTTCATATGTGTCTGAAACGATTCGCCCTTCCTTTCAACTTTTTTCGGATTTTGATAG ATTATTCAGAATTGTGCATGCTCCAATCTTCCTTAGTTGTTTTGCATCTGATAGAAGACACATGAAAGGTTCTGATGGACATTGGATTGAAGAGCCTCCTCCACATGAACCCATAGTTGCTCAAG ATGGAACAGAGCACAACCTGAACGAATACTTTAACATATCTGGTTCAGATGCTATCGAGGATATTAAAACCAGTTCAGTCAAAGATGCAGTGTTCACCCAGAAAAACGGTGTGGTGATAAAGGAAAATCAGCTTCAAGAATTGTTTTCTAATATATATCTACAATAG